One Citricoccus sp. K5 DNA window includes the following coding sequences:
- the phnE gene encoding phosphonate ABC transporter, permease protein PhnE produces MPATLTPPGTRGRTPAPAPPRPPRAPAATWVIPLILGAITVFGLWWIDVRPAAIAAGFEDITRLLGRMFPATTGPVPELAALVLETLQIAIAGTGIAALVSIPLAAGAANTFTGPRWVQWLCRTLIVVSRAVPSLVFAIIFVRIFGLGPAAGALAIAFHSVGMIGKMMTDVFEEISASPREAVNATGANRFQVFVATTFTQALPQMTSFVLYRLDINIRASSVLGLVGAGGIGVALQRSIGSLDYPRAAGIIAGIIVLLLVLELISNLVQRAVSEHAGDTQHSMAFPPGKELSTPGWNAPRVGRSAGLLAGVVLFLLSLSALNISPDRLARGWENAVAMLTGFVPPVFTAEIALGLFESLVMAFTATTFGVLIGLVIAVFSTDHLVRVPVLGWALRGVIVVVRGVPDIVYAIVFVAALGLGPFAGFLALAISCTALASKFFTDALQNIDPGPIRALEAVGAGRLQAFVAGAWPQFVPSFIGNSLFTADLALRESAVLGIVGAGGIGFLLHESVTSIDYQTTAGILIGLIVVVVAVEQMARWARRKVI; encoded by the coding sequence ATGCCCGCTACCCTGACCCCACCGGGCACCCGGGGCCGGACACCGGCTCCCGCGCCGCCCCGGCCGCCTCGGGCTCCCGCAGCCACCTGGGTGATCCCACTGATCCTGGGCGCCATCACGGTCTTCGGCCTGTGGTGGATCGACGTCCGCCCCGCGGCCATCGCCGCCGGCTTCGAGGACATCACCCGCCTGCTGGGCCGGATGTTCCCCGCCACCACCGGCCCCGTGCCGGAGCTGGCCGCGCTCGTCCTCGAGACCCTGCAGATCGCGATCGCCGGCACCGGCATCGCCGCCCTGGTCTCCATCCCGCTGGCGGCCGGCGCAGCCAACACCTTCACCGGGCCGCGCTGGGTCCAGTGGCTCTGCCGCACGCTGATCGTGGTCAGCCGCGCCGTGCCCTCCCTCGTGTTCGCCATCATCTTCGTGCGCATCTTCGGGCTCGGCCCGGCGGCCGGCGCCCTGGCCATCGCGTTCCACTCCGTGGGCATGATCGGCAAGATGATGACGGATGTCTTCGAGGAGATCTCCGCCTCTCCCCGCGAGGCGGTGAACGCCACCGGAGCGAACCGCTTCCAGGTCTTCGTCGCCACCACGTTCACCCAGGCCCTGCCGCAGATGACCTCGTTCGTCCTCTACCGCCTGGACATCAACATCCGCGCGTCCTCCGTGCTCGGCCTCGTGGGCGCCGGCGGCATCGGCGTGGCCCTGCAGCGCTCCATCGGCAGCCTGGACTACCCCCGCGCCGCCGGGATCATCGCCGGGATCATCGTGCTGCTGCTCGTCCTCGAGCTCATCTCGAACCTGGTGCAGCGCGCCGTGTCCGAGCACGCCGGGGACACCCAGCACTCGATGGCCTTCCCTCCGGGGAAGGAGCTCTCCACCCCCGGCTGGAACGCACCCCGGGTGGGCCGCAGCGCCGGGCTGCTGGCCGGCGTCGTGCTCTTCCTCCTGTCCCTGTCCGCGCTGAACATCTCCCCGGACCGGCTGGCCCGGGGCTGGGAGAACGCGGTGGCCATGCTCACCGGGTTCGTGCCGCCCGTGTTCACCGCGGAGATCGCGCTGGGCCTGTTCGAGAGCCTCGTGATGGCCTTCACCGCCACCACCTTCGGCGTGCTGATCGGCCTGGTCATCGCCGTGTTCTCCACGGACCACCTCGTGCGGGTGCCGGTGCTCGGCTGGGCACTGCGCGGTGTCATCGTGGTCGTCCGCGGCGTGCCGGACATCGTCTACGCGATCGTGTTCGTGGCCGCCCTGGGGCTGGGCCCGTTCGCCGGGTTCCTGGCGCTGGCCATCTCCTGCACGGCGCTGGCGTCCAAATTCTTCACGGATGCGCTGCAGAACATCGATCCGGGGCCCATCCGCGCCCTCGAGGCCGTGGGTGCTGGCCGGCTCCAGGCCTTCGTGGCCGGGGCCTGGCCCCAGTTCGTCCCCTCCTTCATCGGCAACAGCCTGTTCACCGCGGACCTGGCCCTGCGCGAATCGGCGGTCCTCGGGATCGTCGGCGCCGGAGGCATCGGATTCCTGCTCCACGAATCCGTCACCTCGATCGACTACCAGACCACCGCCGGCATCCTCATCGGCCTCATCGTCGTGGTGGTCGCGGTGGAGCAAATGGCGCGCTGGGCGCGCAGGAAGGTCATCTGA